Within the Procambarus clarkii isolate CNS0578487 chromosome 28, FALCON_Pclarkii_2.0, whole genome shotgun sequence genome, the region cattaatgtagatgagaaagaggagagggccaagtatgctgccctgaggaacaccaatgttgatgggtagggtgggagaaattgtattattcacagaaacatattggagcctgtcagtaaggtaggactcgaggtattgtagggagtgtcctctgactccataatgatgtagtttaagaagaaggttttggtggtttaaGTAATGTGTATTATTGCACAATATGTGTATTATTGGTGAAATATGGACGAGTGATTCCGTTGATGATATTTTTATAAAAACATTAACAATAATTTATCTTAAGGTGATCCTCGCCGCCTTGGTCGCCGTGACCGTCGCCGCACCCATGCCTGACAGCGCCAGCTCCGCTGAGAGTGTAGAGGTAGTGCCCATCCTGAGGGACGACCGTGTCCACGAAGAGGACGGACGGTACAGCTTTGATGTGGAGACTGGCAACGGTATCGTCTTGTCTCAGTCTGGTTCTCCCGACGGTCCCGAGGGCACCATCGTCAAGTCTGGAAGCTATTCGTGAGTGTCGGCTTTTTACTTACTTCATATGAGATAAATTTTGCTTCAAGATAAACAAAACAATGATGTTTAAGGAAATAATGGTGGTGGAAAAGACTTATTTGCATATTTAAATTGTCTTTCAACAGCTACACTGCTCCTGACGGCACTCCCGTCCATGTGACGTTTGTCGCCAACGAGAACGGCTACCAGCCCCAGTCTGACCTGCTGCCAGTGGCTCCAGCCTTCCCCCACCCAATCCCCCAGTTCGTGCTGGACCAGATCGCCTTCGCTGCTGAGGAAGACGCTGCTCGTGCCCGAGGAGAGCTCTCTGCTGAGTCCGATTAGATTCTTTCCTTCAGCTCCGGCGCTTCGTAAAAACTTCAAATCTTCAACAATTACTTGACTACTCCTGAAGTTGACATGTATTTATTCTATTTATTTTAGAATGAAATATACTCTTTGCAAATACTAAAGTTTTAAAAATTTGATTATCCTTTGGTGGTTGGAAAATTTGTCTAGTAAATaagtataatattattatttctcAATTACGAATAAGAATTTCTCCTATTAAACGCGTTTCTTCTTTGTATATAACTTTTGTATATAACTAATTTTTGTTGTTTTATATTGCGTAATTATGTATTTAAATGGGAGAACAATAAAATAACTGCCATTTCTCTGTTTCTGTGCAGAGTAAAAGTACTGTGTGTAGTTAAAATTCTCACGTAAGGAAACAGGTTCAGGATAGAGAGTGAAAGTTTGGCCTTGCGTGTAACATCAACCTTTACGCAACACCATTAAAGGACACAAAATAGGTAAACCAATGCAAAACGTTTGGGAAAATAGTTCAAGTAACAACCACTTGGTTATTCCATCGATGGTAACTCACTGACTGGTTTGTCCAAACAGATATTTTTTGTCAATATACTTGACGATGAGCTGGAAGTGCGAGAACACAAGAACAGTGACGACTGCCGAAGGACTCTTGGCCCATGCGAGTCACCCTCTGTTTACATCCATCCACAACCACTAGTATGAGTATCTTAATAAGCGAATTCTTCGCATAAAAGAATGCAGGTGTCTCATTCCCTATTATGTCGCCCATCAATCTGTTCCTTAAATGCATAGACCTATTTTCACTTAACTTTTACCAAGCTCTTTTCTAAGCTTATTCACCTTACATCTACTGTTTTGTGTTTTATTTACAAATTAAACATTTTAGCATCTGATATAAGTCTTATTAAATCCCTTCATTTTATCGCAATAAAAATATCGTCATTCTTCTCTGGATATGATCAAAATAATATCTAAACATTCTATCGAGTGGTTACAAAGTCTGTGCTGCATGACGTGAATGAAGCCGGCTAAAGCTGAAGAACAACATTAGTCGTAATTCATCTAACGCTTTTCTAAATGATTCCCAAATTTGCTTTTCACAGAACATTGTACACTGAGTTAATCGCTTATAATTCCTACTAATTACGACCTCACGATCCTTATCGCATTCAGATTTGTCAGTTTCCTCGTTGTTCATTTGAGGTTTGTCAACTTATAATTTCCAAGTTTTAGAACGTTACATTTTTTCATTATTAAACAGCATCTGTCAATCATTTGTAATAGCTACACTATAATAATATTTACAATTCACCAATGCACACTCGAGAATGACtttcctaacatatgtggtataagaAAACTCAGTTCAGTTCCGGATAAGAATTTCAGTTTCGGAAACTAAATAATGCTGGGCTTGTATGGAAGCGTCCTTccgcaaggtcgaactactgaccctccccagaatgcaactccacaacagttgcctacgtCGGTGGGTTGTTGCAAGTTGTTTCTGGTGGAGTTTTGACCAGAAAGATTGTGTCGATCCCTGTTTTAGACCCGTAATCTTAAAACGCTATTAGTCTTATACTTCGAGACGTCATATACCGGAGCCTCAAATTCCGGGACCTTAGACTTCAAAGATGTCGTGTACTGGGGTTTCTAATACCAGTAACTTAGACAGTAACTACACGGACACCAGGACATTAGACATTGATACATCAGACGTTGACCCTgctattggtactggtaatgaCTCGAAAGagtctccacttacgggctattcatgcccgtcctACCTttaaggtggcttaatctttatcaatcaaatcAGACGTTGAGGCCTTAGTCGTCGACAAGCCATTACTCGTACTAAATACATCTTTATTTGGACGTTCGAGATACAAGAGATCAAAAGAGCATCAACTTCAATAAGTGTTATGGGTTAGTGTAAATTAAACTTTATGAGTGTGAACACAAAGCATTACAAAATTTTCATATAAGGAGAATGTGACATCGTTGAGATCTCAGACGTCAATACCCCACATTATACTTTTCTTCCTTCATTGTTTTCAGGAATCCTCATAGATGTCGTCTTATACTATTTAAAGTTATATATAAAGGAATTTAAGTTTACACAATATCTAAATTAAAAGTGTGATCCAGTAAACAGAATTGGAGAAAAGGACATACAAAAATACCAGCAAATATCTCAGCTTTACGTTCATTGAACCATGAGAAGGCTCCACTATCCTACAGACTGATTGTCCAAGCAGCTTtggcattaagaaaacatgggagCCATTATAAACTCTAAATTTGCTTGTACTATATAATTTCACGCCACGTAAACTGAGTGAAATAAATAACACAATTGAAAAGATTTGCAAGGGGCCGAGTGCTGTAACTCATTTCCCCACCAAAAGAATTGGTATTTACAACTAGGTaaaacaataaacacacacacacacacacacacacacacacacacacacacacacacacacacacacacacacacacacacacacacacacacacacacgcacacacacgcacacacatgcacactcacacacatatagatatctcaatgtttactgatgatactAAAGTTATGAGAAGgtttaagacagagaaggacagcaaGAGACTTCAAGAGGATTTAGACAGACTAAaataatggtccaacaaatggctattagagtttaactcgagcaagtgtaaaatgatgaagataggtgtagagagcaggaggccaaacacaaggtaccagttTGGGGATGAAATCCTTCAGGAACTATGAAGAGAGTGTTGATCTGGggattgacatcacgccagacctgtcccctgaagcccaaatCAAAAGAATATCTTCAGCAGCATATACaaggctggcaaacataagaactgcttttagaaacttgcgtatggattcattcagaaccttgtaaacctcatatgtcagactaatattggagtatgcggctccagcgtggagtccatatgttgtcaaacacaaaacgaagttagtaAATGTTAAAAGGTATGCTACCAAGCATTCTGTCccagagctgaggggtatgagctaggagaaaagattactggaactaaacctTGAAAAAACTGGACACTTGAAAAAATAAGAGTTAGggaacgcatagacgagataaagcacctaaattattagggatcgtctcaaagttctccaaatgtactcactagaaaggagacgagagagataccaaataatatacacatggaaaatactggagggacaggtcccaaatctgcacagtaaaataacaacgtactggagtgaacgatatggaagaaaatgcagaatagaaccagtgaagagtagaggtgtcataggcacaatcagagaacactgtataaacatcagaggtccgcggttgttcaacgtcctaccagcgagcatcagaaatgttGCCGAaacaatcgtggacatcttcaagagaaaactagactgttttcttcaaggagtgtcagaccaaccgggctgtgatgggtatgtgggcttgcgggccgctccaagcaacagcctggtggagcaaactctcacaagtcaagcctggccttgggccgggcttggggagtagaagaactcccaaaaccccatcaagcaggtatcaagcaggtaggggagacatgatcgctaCCTATaacattctcagaggaattgacagggtagataaatatAAACTATTTAAACAtaagtggtatgcgaacaaggggacacaggtggacagttagtacccaaatgagccacagggacgttagaaagaacgttttcagtatcAGGGTAGTTAGCAAATTGACGTGATGTGGAAGAGgcagactcaatacacagtttaaaatgtagatttcattgagcccaataggcttaggaacctgtacaccagttaattgacagttgaaaggcgggaccaaagatcgagctcaactcaccaagttgtgcttgccggggggggggggggagcacaactagctgagtacacgcacacacacatattgtactATTATTTCACAGCGTTGTATAACAGAGAGTTCTGGGAAGACGAGACACTACGAACGtaactcttatcctgtaactacaattaggtaattataCCTAGCTAATTACACAAGTACATATACTCACGTTGGAAAACGTGTCTTAAATAGCAACGTATGCCCAAGCGATCACGCAAAGTATGCACATGTATTAAAGACTTCTTATATGATCATACAAATACAATTTCCGTTATGTATGGCTTAAAATATACAAATCTTAATACCAAAGAAAAGTAACGTTTTACACCAATTAAGGAACGAGCTATAGAGCTAATAAACTTCCGCCTTGTCGGCTCACGTCGTCAAGCTTCAATGAACGTTGTGTTACTGAGGTGGGGACTTATTTGATGTTGGAGACAAGGCACGACAActcctggagggttattgagggttatatatatatatatatatatatatatatatatatatatatatatatatatatatatatatatatatatatatatacacaaacacacttgaatgtgtcccaagccaatatgcaactgaaaactcctctCCCCAGAAGGATTCaaccccagacagccaggagcatcaTACCGGCATCATGTGAGGAACATTGGCTTTGGAAGTTTCTTGTTGTAATATATGTTTTGATCATCTGAGATCCTAATTATTAACATTTACAAATAATCTTGCCAAAAATGTTTACGCATAGATGACAGCAGGAGCCTCTCATTCATCATCATTGATAAGGTTGCTGTTCTTGGGTAGATTCGATTATGCATAAAGTCAATTGTTAACTAAAATGCAATTAATTATCCAAATAAATTGGAAGCTAAATCAGCAGGATTCTCTAAATCGTTTTTTGACTTCAATGAAGTAATAAAAACTTAAGGTGATTACCTTACTCACAGAAAATAAAAAAGAGAAAAAGCAAAGTGGGTAAACAAAAACTTTGCACGAAAGGTTAGCAGGACTACAGATACTGACTAGATTTTAAAGTCAAGGGCGTGTCTACTGCAGGTTCCAAGCGGCCCTGTGCCAGTCGCAGGTGCCACCAGGCGAAGACCTTTACATTGCCACTATAAAAGTCAGAGCGCCGCGATTTTGGGTACCAGTACCCACCAAGACCACTCACCATGAAGTTCGTAAGTGTAAAAGCGTGTTATAGTGCTTAGCCAGAGCGTCATACGCTTGGCAGGACGCAACGTTATATGCGTATTATTAGTGAAATATGGACGAGTGATTCCGTTGATGATATTTTTTATGAAAACATTAACAATAATTTATCTTAAGGTGATCCTCGCCGCCTTGGTCGCCGTGACCGTCGCCGCACCCAGGCCTGACAGCGCCAGCTCCGCTGAGAGTGTTGAAGTAGTGCCCATCCTGAGGGACGACCGTGTCCACGAAGAGGACGGACGGTACAGCTTTGATGTAGAGACTGGCAACGGTATCGTCTTGTCCCAGTCTGGTTCTCCCGACGGTCCCGAGGGCACCATCGTCAAGTCTGGAAGCTATTCGTGAGTGTCAACGTTTTACTTACTTCAAATGAGATAAACTTTGCTTCAAGATAAACAAAGTAGTGATGTTTAAGGAACTAATGATAGTGAAAGAGACTTATTTGTATATTTAAATTGTCTTTCAACAGCTACACTGCTCCTGATGGCACTCCCGTCCATGTGACGTTCGTCGCCAACGAGAACGGCTACCAGCCCCAGTCTGACCTGCTGCCAGTGGCTCCTGCCTTCCCCCACCCAATCCCCCAGTTCGTGCTGGACCAGATCGCCTTCGCTGCTGAGGAAGACGCTGCCCGTGCCCGAGGAGAGCTCTCTGCTGAGTCTGATTAGATTCTTTCCTTCAGGTCCGGCGCTCCATAAGAACTTCAGATTTTCAACAATTACTTGACTACTCCTGAAGTTGACATGTATTTATTCTATTTATTTTAGAATGAAATATACTCTTTACAAATACTGAAGTTTTTCAAATTTGATTATCCTCTGATGGTTAccctaccttgcggttaccttgcggtggTTCCGGGGTTCAagattcccgcggcccggtctctgaccaagtcTCCCATCGTTCTGTCTTAGTCTGGTAAATGGTAGGAACATTTgcttaataaataagtaaaatatCAATATTTCTCATATGCGTATAAAAATTTCGCCTATtaaatccatttttttgtatatataagaacttatttataattttatattgcATAAAtgattgtatttaataatttatggaatatattattgttttaatcaattatgtatatAAATGTTTGAACAAAAAGTAACTCTCACTTCCCTAGTTTTATACGGAGTAATAACACTATGTATAGATAAAATTCCCTGTAAAGAAACAGGTTCAGGATAGAGAGTGAAAGTCTGGCCTTGTGTGTAACATGAACCTTTACGCAGCACCATTTAAAAACATGAGTAAGGTAAACAAATAAAGAAAAACTGGTTGTAAAATAGTTTATGTAAAAACAATTTTGTTATTCTATGGATGGTAACTCACTGACTGGTTTGTTTATGCAGACTTTTCTATGTAATAAATGATTGGCGATAATGATAACAATTTTCAATCATTATGCTATCATCCAAATGCATATTGTATTTAATGAAATGATTGTATTTATCAGGAGTATTAATGAAATTTAATGAAATGATTGTATTAACACATGAGTATTACAGCTTAATACAAGAAGTGCGAGAACACAAGAATATCTGAGAGTGCTTAAGCTCTTTTGGTTTATGCGAGTCACTTTTGATTTTTATCAACTACATCTACTCTTATATACGAGAAGTCTTTTACAGTCTTGCTCGTCTTGTGCCTCTCCTTTGACACGTATCCTTCCCCTTAGCGGGTGTGACCTACGGGGACTCCACTGCGGCCCTTCACCTCGTGTATTCGCAAAATCCGCGGGTACATCTTATTTACTTATCTCGGACATATTACTGAAGTAATACATTATTGTTTACTTTATACGAGATAAACATATTAATGTGTTTGTTTCGTATTTGCATTCCAAACATTCAAATTTGTCTTTTACTTACGAaattgcccgacagaccactggatcatTGTCTAACACATTGCACaattacaaacccaataagattttaACTAAGATTCAATAGAGCAGAAGACGTTGTTAAACAAATAGGGCATAATCTTACTGATACGAACATACGAGTCTTAAATTCTCATACTCCTCCTAAGTTAAACAGAAACAAGAGACATGTAAcactagtgggccagccagaggcttgggggcccgcgcagaaatgtccatgaatttttttttatgaaattgaAGACAATTATAGAACATTCTTTCTTGACCCAAATAGTTACTAATATTGGAGGTCTATTGTCTACTTCAGTCCTATATAAACTGAATACAATCAAGACTTTATTAAATAGAGTTTTTAATTTCTGTTCGGATTATTAACTATATATTTGATACTGAAGATAAAATCTTGCACGAATTCTTTATTTCAAATGCCTTTCCAAGGAAAATATTTTATAGAATCCTGATGAGATTCTTAAATATTAAATTTCTACGTACTGACGTGGTTACCATAGTCCCTAAAGACACACATTACGTCAAATTCCCGTATTAGGGTACTGAAAGCTTTCAGTTCGTGTTTATTAACAACTacgcaattggaaacaattttaaATGTAGCATTAACCCTATGACCTTAGATCGCGTTTTGCCACCTGTCCTCAGTCCAGGCTGGTCCAAGCGGCGGCCGTCCCTGAAGACACAACTTTCACgtattgtgtattaaaaataggcttgttctcatatatatataaatttatttattaaagttTTCTGTATATTTTggcgttagttaggttagcttacgtgtttaggttctgtttgtgtcatttgaatttgaagtatgtgggtgaagctgtTATAGCATTGcgcttcgaacagaggtcgtctgaGAAGCACtattcctggttgatacctggttgatggggttctgggagttcttctactccccaagaccggcccgaggccagtcttgacttgtgagagtttggtccaccaggctgttgcttggagcggcccgcaggcccacatacccaccacagcccggttggtccggcactccttggaggaataaatctagtttcctcttgaaaatgtccacggttgttccggcaatatttcttatgcttgctgggaggacgttgaacaaccgcggacctctgatgtttatacagtgttctctgattgtgcctatggcacctctgctcttcactggttctattctacattttcttccatatcgttcactccagtacgttgttattttactgtgtagatttggtacttggccctccagtatcttccaggtgtatattatttgatatctctctcgtcttctttctagtgagtacatttggagggctttgagacgatcccaataatttaggtgctttattgcgtctatgcgtgccgtatatgttctctgtattccctctatttcagcaatctctcctgctctgaagggggaagtgagtactgagcagtactcaagacgggacaacacaaacgacttgaagagtacaaccattgtgatgggatccctggatttgaaagttctcgtaatccatcctatcatttttctggctgtcgcaatatttgcttggttatgctccttaaacgttaggtcgtcagacattattattcccaaatcctttacatgctgttttcctactatgggtacatttgattgtgttttgtactctgtattatgtttaaggtcctcatttttaccgtacctgagtacctggaatttatcactgttaaacatcatgttattttctgatgcccagtcgaaaactttattaatatcatctTGAAATTCAAGAAATGTTTGGAACGTCATCTGTTGTTTGTAGTGAGTAAATCATTTCTCACTCATACACGGGATTGGGCGGCCGGAATAACaaacatttggcctttgttgatgaggacgacctTTGAAGAGAACAAGCTTGGTGTTGTCTATCTTTTTAAATGTTGGAAATGTAATGTTCGATAAGTGAGAACTACATCTTTCGAACCATTAAACCCACTTGTGAGCACGTGGGTTACCGCATTGGTCTGCCTCTTAGGCAATGTGCATCCTATGCTATTCGAGATCACTGCGAAGAACCG harbors:
- the LOC123754925 gene encoding cuticle protein AMP1A-like, whose amino-acid sequence is MKFVILAALVAVTVAAPMPDSASSAESVEVVPILRDDRVHEEDGRYSFDVETGNGIVLSQSGSPDGPEGTIVKSGSYSYTAPDGTPVHVTFVANENGYQPQSDLLPVAPAFPHPIPQFVLDQIAFAAEEDAARARGELSAESD